The Humulus lupulus chromosome 3, drHumLupu1.1, whole genome shotgun sequence genome window below encodes:
- the LOC133820929 gene encoding ATP sulfurylase 2-like → MSLTIKLHVTTSHSHSHRLNHLTKFTSYSPNIRSKSIYHSDPLVSIVYNTKPRMHSPSQPVVHQAPAIKSSLIEPDGGELVNLVVPESERASRVSEAQALPKVSLNKIDLEWVHVISEGWASPLKGFMREDEYLQSLHFNSLRTKDGSVVNMSLPIVLAIDDETKERIGSSTNVGLVGPNRDLIAILRSIEIYKHNKEERIARTWGTTVSGLPYVEETITNAGNWLIGGDLEVLEPIKYNDGLDHYRLSPQQLREEFDSRKADAVFAFQLRNPVHNGHALLMNDTRRSLIEMGYKNPILLLHPLGGFTKVDDVPLDVRMEQHSKVLEDGILDPKTTIVAIFPSPMHYAGPTEVQWHAKARINAGANFYIVGRDPAGMGHPTENRDLYDPDHGKKVLSMAPGLEKLNILPFRVAAYDTVHKKMAFFDPSRANKNEFLFISGTKMRNYAKTGENPPEGFMSSGGWKVLVNYYQSLQTEEY, encoded by the exons ATGTCTCTCACCATTAAGCTTCATGTCACtacctctcactctcactctcatcGTCTCAACCACCTAACAAAGTTCACTTCATATAGCCCCAACATTCGATCGAAATCAATTTACCATTCCGACCCATTAGTCTCTATCGTCTATAACACCAAACCCAGAATGCATTCTCCGTCACAGCCAGTAGTTCATCAGGCTCCTGCGATCAAAAGCTCTCTTATTGAACCCGATGGCGGGGAGCTTGTAAACCTTGTGGTTCCGGAGAGTGAACGGGCTTCGAGGGTCTCAGAAGCCCAGGCTCTACCCAAGGTGAGTCTGAATAAGATTGATCTCGAATGGGTTCATGTGATCAGCGAAGGATGGGCTAGCCCATTGAAGGGGTTCATGAGGGAAGATGAGTATTTGCAAAGCTTGCACTTCAATTCACTCAGAACGAAAGATGGGTCTGTGGTAAACATGTCGCTGCCTATTGTGTTGGCCATTGATGACGAGACCAAGGAGCGAATCGGGTCTTCGACTAATGTGGGGTTGGTAGGTCCTAACAGAGATTTGATTGCGATACTTCGAAGCATTGAAATATACAAACATAACAAAGAAGAAAGAATAGCAAGAACCTGGGGGACCACAGTTTCGGGATTGCCATATGTTGAGGAGACTATTACTAACGCTGGAAATTGGCTTATTGGTGGAGATTTGGAAGTGTTGGAGCCCATAAAATACAACGACGGCCTTGATCACTACAGGCTCTCTCCCCAACAACTCCGGGAAGAATTCGATAGCCGCAAGGCTGATGCAGTGTTTGCTTTTCAGTTAAGGAATCCTGTTCACAATGGACATGCTCTGTTAATGAATGACACACGCAGAAGCCTTATAGAAATGGGCTACAAGAACCCAATCTTATTGCTTCATCCTTTGGGAGGTTTCACAAAGGTTGATGATGTGCCCCTGGATGTTCGGATGGAGCAACATAGCAAG GTACTGGAAGATGGAATTCTTGATCCTAAAACGACAATCGTGGCTATATTTCCATCTCCCATGCATTATGCAGGTCCCACTGAAGTCCAATGGCATGCAAAGGCAAGAATAAATGCTGGTGCAAATTTTTACATCGTGGGTCGGGATCCTGCTGGTATGGGTCACCCGACAGAGAACAGAGATTTATATGATCCTGATCATGGAAAAAAGGTCCTAAGCATGGCTCCTGGACTTGAGAAGCTAAATATCTTGCCATTCAGAGTTGCAGCATACGACACCGTGCATAAGAAGATGGCGTTTTTTGATCCTTCACGTGCTAATAAAAATGAATTTCTGTTCATCTCCGGAACCAAGATGCGGAACTATGCCAAGACTGGCGAGAACCCACCGGAGGGTTTCATGTCCTCTGGGGGATGGAAGGTCCTCGTCAACTATTACCAGAGCTTGCAAACAGAAGAGTATTGA